The following DNA comes from Janthinobacterium sp. TB1-E2.
GAGGTTGCGCACCTCCTGACACAGCGCGACCAGCTTCACAACACGTCGGGATTCCGCGACGACACCTATTTTCATGTCTGCGACTTGATCAAGGGAGCTGGTAAAAACAACAGCGAGTTCGTCAACCGCGTTCAAGAACGTTTTGAACAGCTTCCGGCGCAGTTTTCCCTTAAATACTGGCCGACACTCAGCGACGTGATGCTTGAACTGTCGTCCGATGCCAAGAGTGCGATCCAGGAAGCCTCAGATCGGCTGACAGACGTTGCCACATCAGCCTTACGTCCCTCCAGAGCTGATTTCTTTAAAACCTTTTTTGTCGCCATCAAAGAAAAAAGTGGTCGTCCCATCGGGCCGCTGCCAAGTGGACTCATACTCACCGACAATACGCTGGCTTCTTTGGTGAACTGTGCGTTGGACCTGGACGACGAGAGTCTGGTGGATGCGGCGTATGTGAAAGGGGTACGTCAAAGAGAACGCCAAGCATCGCAGCAGTAACAACCCAGCCCAGGCTGCGCTGTTACTTGTGTGCCCATATAGCAGCGTCCATGGATAGATGCATGATGTCGCTGAACGAAAAATGCAGCACATTGAAGTCAAGTGCCAATAGAGCCACACAAGTCGATATAATTCGTAAACTAGGAATCGCGGCGAGTTCAATGACAGCGCAATTTACACATGAGAACCACTACGTTCCTCAAAGCTACTTGAAGCGGTGGGCTGGCTTAGACGGCAAAATTTGGACGAGTCGCTTGCTTGTACCGGACGAGAGAATGCCGTTATGGAAGCCAGCCTCCGCGAGAGGGATCGCTAAACATCAAAATTTATACACCCGAATCGCCGCCGGCCGAGACACCGACGAGATCGAACGCTGGCTGAATGAAGAGTTTGAGACTCCAGCGCAAGCATCAATCGAAAAAGCAATTGCTGATGAGCGCCTAAGTCCTCAAGATTGGCGCCAAATTATTCGCTTCGTCGCAGCCCAAGACGTGCGCACGCCAGCTACACTGCACGAATCAATGAAGCGTTGGGAAACAAACCTTCAAACCACAATCGAAGAAATACTCACAGAAACCGTGAATAAGTTCTCGGAAGCGAAGCAGAGCGGTGTGGCAGTTGAGACTTCCTCGTCCCCTCATGCAGAATATTTCCCCATCAGGACGACTATAGAATTGTTGCCCGGCGTTGAGCATGGCCATATCGGCGTAGAAATGATTGCTGGTCGTGGCTTATGGCTATTTAGCTTGAGACATCTACTGACAAAAACGCTGCAGGTACTATTCACGCACAGATGGACAATTTTAAAATGCCCAGAGGGAATGAGTTGGCTTACTAGCGACGACCCTGTGGTGAAACTAAATTACAACTCGGCAAAGAGCTATGATTTTCTGGGTGGTTGGGGAAGTGTTGGTACAGAGATTTACATGCCTCTTGGTCCCCGCCATTTGCTGTACACAAGGATCGGTCATCGTCCTCCGGACAGAGGCACAGTCTTATCACTTGAGCTTGCAAATTACTTTCAGCGATTCACAGCTGAAAATGCGCATAGATTTATATTCTCCAGGGATCAAGATAATCGTTTGCCTGAGCTTCGGCGCCGCCACGTCAGCGCCGAAGCTTTCGAGTCCGAAGCGAAGCAATGGAAAAACTGGCATGCGCAACAAACGAAGGCTGAGCAGGATTTGCTCGTGTCTTAACTAGGAATAATGACATCGCACTTCACTCTTCCTTCATCGAATTGGCCTGCTTGGCCAAATGTGTCGCAAATTATCGACCTACACGCGGCCATCTGTCTGAATTTTACAAAACGAAGTAATGAAAGGCAACAAGGCACGGATACAAATCGGCGCCTCCCCTCAAGCAAAAAAGTGTACAGAGATCTATTCAAGAATATATTAAAGCTACTTGGCAAAACAACCTTGACTCACGATATCATTCAAGAAGGGCGCACCTCAGATTTGACACTGTGGGAATTTTAAGTCCTTGATTTCCAAGAGGGCTGATTCAAGTTTCTATTCCGACGTAACAAGGCACCGCCGGGCACGTCGAATACAGGCATTGTACGCTCCGTGCCGACGCCGGGCCTGCGGCGCCGGGTGAAGCAGAATGCGTTTCAGTCCCCATTTTGCGCAGTTCATCGCATTTCCACTCAGCAAGCGTGTCCGATTTGCTACCTTGTCATCGACAGCACGGCAGCCGCGGCGCGGCAGCCGGCTTTTTCTGTTCCCGAACTAAAACAATCATAAAGGAAACACTATGCGTACCTTGCTGACCCTGTGCTGTGCCGTTGCCCTTGGCGGTTGCGCCATCGTCATCAACCCCAACGATGGCGAAGTGCGCCATGTCGACACGGGTGGCAATGCCATCCAGGGCAACGAGCAAGTGAGCCGCGACGTGCGCCAGGTCAGCAACATCAGCACGCTCGACATCGACAGCATGAAACGCATCGATATCAAGATCGACGTGCGCGTCGGGCCAGCTGCATCGCTGGTGATCGAAGCGGACAGCAATCTGCAGCCGCGCATCCATAGCGAAGTGAGCGGCAATACCCTGCGCATCTGGAGCGATACGAACATTCGTAGTAGCAATGGCATCCACGTCATCTACACGACGCCGCAATTGAAGAAGATCACCATTTCCGGCTCGGGCCGCCTGGTGGCCAGCGGTTTCAATGGCGACGATTTCAGCCTGGAACAACGCGGTTCGATGAAGAGCGAACTGTCGGGCACGGTGGGACGCTTCGACGTGGCCAACAATGGTTCCGGCAGCATCAACGCGGCGGCCCTCGCCAGCGGCAACACGGACGCGGTGCAGAACGGTTCGGGCACCATCCAGCTGGGCAATGTGCGCGGCGAGCGCGTCAACGTGGCCGTCAACGGCTCGGGCAGCATCAGCGCCAGCGGCGCCGTGCAGCGCCTCGACGCCAACGTGAATGGTTCGGGCGATATCAACCTGGCCGCCCTGCGCAGCGACGTTGCCTATCTGGCGAGCAACGGTTCCGGCGACGTCGATGTCACCGTCCAGAATGAAGTCAACGCCCGCGCCAGCGGTTCCGGCCGTATCACCGTGCATGGCGATCCGGCCCGCCGCACGTTGTCGGGCAAGCGCGTCAGCATCGTACGCTGAACGCGCCTTGGCGACGCATGGGAGCCGGCTTGCTATACTGTCGGCTCCTCACCCGTTCGCCTGAAATCCCATGTCATCCTCCGCCACCCTGGCATGCCGTCCTTCGTGCGGCGCCTGCTGCACCGCACCGTCCATCACCAGCCCGATTCCTGGCATGCCGGATGGAAAACCCGCAGGCGTGCGCTGCGTACAGCTGGCTGACGACAACCGTTGCAAGATCTTTGGCCGGCCGGAACGTCCCGCGTTTTGCGGCGGCTTGCAGCCATCCGAGGACATGTGCGGCAGCAGCCGCGAACACGCGATTAGCTGGCTGGCCGAGCTGGAACGGCTGACGGCGCCCTGAACGGCGCGGCGGCGGCTGGCAGATAACGGTTGACCACATCTGCACGTTTGCGTATATTCATGCACATTCCTGCACGTTTACAAGTTCACCATGTCCGCCACCCTGCTCCTCAAACAACGCCACGCGCTGATTCAGCAACAATTGCACGCCGATGGCCGCGTGCTGGCGCTGGACCTGGCGCGCCAGCTCGATGTTTCCGAAGATACGATACGCCGCGACCTGCGCGAGATGGCGGCGGCCGGCCTGTGCCAGCGCGTGTATGGCGGCGCCCTGCCGCTGGCGCCCGACGGCGGCACTTTGACGCAGCGCAAGCAGGAAGCGCCCGAGCGCAAGGCGCGTCTGGCGCAGGCGGCCGTGTCCCTCGTGCGCGCGGGGCAGGTGCTGTTTCTCGACGCGGGTTCGACCAACCTGGCCATCGCCAGCGCCTTGCCGCCGTTGGCGCTCACTGTCATCACCAACGCGCCAGCGATCGCCATGGCGCTGATGGAACGTCCGGAAATCGAGCTGATCATGGCTGGCGGCCGGGTCGACCGCCGCGCGGGCGCCAGCCTGGGGCCGCAAGCCTTGCGCACGGTCGAGCGCATGCATCCCGACCTGTGTTTCCTCGGTGCCTGCGGCGCCGATGCGGACGCGGGCGTGACGGCGTTCAACTACGACGAGGCCGAGCTCAAGCGCAGCATCGCCGGTGCCAGCAAGGCGGTAGTCGTCGCCGTCACCAGCGACAAGCTGGGCACGGCCGCGCCATTCGGCGTGCTGGCCACGGGCTTGCTGCAGCACCTGGTACTGGAAGCCGATGCCGATGCGGCCCACGTGGCCGCCTTTGAACGGCTGGGCGTGCAGATCTTGCGCGCCCGCGCCTGATTTTATCCACCCGACTCTTGAAAAGCTCCCCCATGCATCTCACAGGAACCCTGCAACAACGCGCCACGCGCCTGGTTTTCTTTGCCGCCGGCCTCGGCATGGCGGCCTGGGCCCCGCTGGTTCCCTACGCCAAGTCGCGCCTGGGCCTCGATGAAGCCACCCTGGGCATTTTGCTGCTGTGTCTGGGCGCCGGTTCGCTGTGCGCGATGCCGTTTACGGGCATGCTCACGGCACGCTTCGGCTGCCGCAAGGTCATCGTCTGCGCCGGCCTGCTGCTGACCGCCGTGCTGCCCGGCCTGTCGCTGGCCGCCACGCCGTTGCAGCTGGGCCTGGTGCTGCTGGTGTTCGGCGCGGCCATGGGCACGTTTGACGTGGCCATCAACATCCAGGCCGTGATCATCGAAAAGGCCAACGGCGGCGCCATGATGTCGGGCTTTCATGCGCTGTTCAGCGTGGGCGGCTTCGCCGGCGCGGCCTGCATGGCCCTGCTGCTGTGGCTGGGCCTGACGCCGGCCTGGTCCTGCGTCGTGGTGATGCTGCTGCTGTGCGGTGTGCTGGGCGCGGCGCAAGGCCATCTGCTGCCGACGGCGTCCGCAACCGGCGAAAAGACGCCGCTGTTCGTCATGCCGCATGGCGCCGTCATTTTCATCGGCTTGCTGTGCTTTATCGTCTTTCTGGCCGAAGGCGCGATTCTCGACTGGAGCGCCCTGTTCCTCACCACCACGCGCGGCGTGGAAGAAGCCAAGGGTGGCCTCGGCTATGCCGCCTTCGCCATCGCCATGACGGTGGGCCGCTTCACGGGCGACAAGGTGGTCAGCCGCTTTGGCGGCAAGCGGGTGCTTACTTTTGGCGGCTTGTGCGCGGCGGCAGGCTTCTTCCTGGCCGTGCTGGCGCCGCATGCCAGCCTGGCCATGCTTGGGTTCGTGCTGATCGGCCTCGGTGCGGCAAACATCGTGCCCATCCTGTTTACGGCGGCGGGCCAGCAACATGCCATGCCGGCCAGCCTGGCGGTGGCGGCCATCACCACCATCGGCTATGCGGGCATCCTGGCCGGTCCGGCCGTGATCGGCTTCGTGGCGCACGCTACCAGCCTGAATATCGCCTTCGCCATGCTGGGCGCCGCCCTGCTGCTGGTGGCGGCCAGCGCGCGCCTGGTGGCGCCGGCAAAACAGGCTTCCTGAACCCTTCCCTTGCCTGGCTGGCAGCGGCAAAAAACCGCTGTCCGCCAGCGCCCAAATCGGCTAGCCGGGCCTGCGGCATGGTAAGCTTCGACCCCGCGCACATTGCGGGCGCCGCACACTCACCCCATCCTGTCACTTATACCCGTACTTATACCCTTTTATACATCTATGGATCTCATTCTTGCGTTAAAAGCCATCATCATGGGGCTGGTCGAAGGTTTTACCGAATTCTTGCCGATTTCGTCCACCGGTCATCTGATCCTGGCCGGCAGCCTGCTCGACTTTACCAAGGATGTATCGAAAGAAGTCATGGATGTCTTCGAGATCGCCATCCAGGCCGGCGCCATCCTGGCCGTGTGCTGGGAATACCGCCAGCGCATCGGCAGCGTGCTGACCACCTTTGGCAGCGAAGCGAAGTCGCGCAAGTTCGTGCTGAACGTGGCCATCGCCTTCCTGCCGCTGGCCGTCATCGGTCTGGCGATTGGCAAGATGATCAAGCATGCGCTGTTCAAACCAGTACCGGTGGCCATGGCCTTCATCATCGGCGGCATCGTGATTTTGCTGGTGGAGCGCCGCGCGCGCACCAATCCCGTCACCGTGCGCGTCAACTCGGTCGATGAAATGACGCCGTTCGACGCCTTGAAAGTGGGCTGCGCGCAAGCGTTCGCGCTGATTCCCGGCACCAGCCGATCCGGCTCGACCATCATTGGCGGCATGCTGCTGGGCCTGTCGCGCAAGACGGCCACGGAATTCTCGTTCTTCCTGGCCATCCCCACCCTGCTGGCGGCCACCTTCTACTCGCTGTACAAGGCGCGCGATATCCTGTCGGCCACCGACGTGCCCCTGTTCGGCCTGGGCACCGTGTCCGCCTTCATCTCCGCCTTCCTGTGCGTGCGCTGGCTGCTGCGCTATATCAGCTCGCACGACTTCACGTTTTTCGCCTGGTACCGCATTGTGTTCGGCTTGCTGGTGTTGGCCAGCGCCCACTACGGCTGGGTTGTTTGGGCAGAATAAGGCACTATGAATCAAGATCTTAACCAGCGCGCGCTGCACCTGCTGCAAACCGTTTTCGGCTACCCGGCCTTCCGAGGCCAGCAAGCCGACATCGTCGACCACGTCAGCCATGGCGGCGACGCGCTGGTACTGATGCCCACGGGCGGCGGCAAGTCGCTGTGCTATCAGATTCCCGCGCTGCTGCGCGATGGCGTCGGCGTCGTCGTCTCGCCGCTGATCGCGCTGATGCAGGACCAGGTGGACGCTTTGGCCGAAGTCGGCGTGCGCGCCGCCTTCCTCAATTCCACGCAAACCTACGAAGAAGCGAGCCGCATCGAGCGCCTGGTGCGCACGGGCGGCATCGATGTCGTCTACGTGGCGCCCGAGCGCCTGATGACGCAGCGTTGCCTGGACCTGTTCCAGGCGTCGAAGATATCCCTGTTCGCCATCGACGAGGCGCATTGTGTGGCCCAGTGGGGCCACGACTTCCGTCCCGAATACATCAAGCTGTCGGTGCTGCACGAGCAGTTCCCGGACGTGCCGCGCATCGCGCTCACCGCCACGGCCGACCCGCAGACACGTGCCGAAATCGCCTTGCGTTTGCAGCTGGAAGACGCGCGCCAGTTCGTCTCGTCCTTCGACCGCCCGAACATCCGCTACCAGATCGTGGAAAAGGCGAATGGCCGCAAGCAGCT
Coding sequences within:
- a CDS encoding DUF4238 domain-containing protein, coding for MMSLNEKCSTLKSSANRATQVDIIRKLGIAASSMTAQFTHENHYVPQSYLKRWAGLDGKIWTSRLLVPDERMPLWKPASARGIAKHQNLYTRIAAGRDTDEIERWLNEEFETPAQASIEKAIADERLSPQDWRQIIRFVAAQDVRTPATLHESMKRWETNLQTTIEEILTETVNKFSEAKQSGVAVETSSSPHAEYFPIRTTIELLPGVEHGHIGVEMIAGRGLWLFSLRHLLTKTLQVLFTHRWTILKCPEGMSWLTSDDPVVKLNYNSAKSYDFLGGWGSVGTEIYMPLGPRHLLYTRIGHRPPDRGTVLSLELANYFQRFTAENAHRFIFSRDQDNRLPELRRRHVSAEAFESEAKQWKNWHAQQTKAEQDLLVS
- a CDS encoding head GIN domain-containing protein, coding for MRTLLTLCCAVALGGCAIVINPNDGEVRHVDTGGNAIQGNEQVSRDVRQVSNISTLDIDSMKRIDIKIDVRVGPAASLVIEADSNLQPRIHSEVSGNTLRIWSDTNIRSSNGIHVIYTTPQLKKITISGSGRLVASGFNGDDFSLEQRGSMKSELSGTVGRFDVANNGSGSINAAALASGNTDAVQNGSGTIQLGNVRGERVNVAVNGSGSISASGAVQRLDANVNGSGDINLAALRSDVAYLASNGSGDVDVTVQNEVNARASGSGRITVHGDPARRTLSGKRVSIVR
- a CDS encoding YkgJ family cysteine cluster protein, with product MSSSATLACRPSCGACCTAPSITSPIPGMPDGKPAGVRCVQLADDNRCKIFGRPERPAFCGGLQPSEDMCGSSREHAISWLAELERLTAP
- a CDS encoding DeoR/GlpR family DNA-binding transcription regulator; translation: MSATLLLKQRHALIQQQLHADGRVLALDLARQLDVSEDTIRRDLREMAAAGLCQRVYGGALPLAPDGGTLTQRKQEAPERKARLAQAAVSLVRAGQVLFLDAGSTNLAIASALPPLALTVITNAPAIAMALMERPEIELIMAGGRVDRRAGASLGPQALRTVERMHPDLCFLGACGADADAGVTAFNYDEAELKRSIAGASKAVVVAVTSDKLGTAAPFGVLATGLLQHLVLEADADAAHVAAFERLGVQILRARA
- a CDS encoding MFS transporter, which codes for MHLTGTLQQRATRLVFFAAGLGMAAWAPLVPYAKSRLGLDEATLGILLLCLGAGSLCAMPFTGMLTARFGCRKVIVCAGLLLTAVLPGLSLAATPLQLGLVLLVFGAAMGTFDVAINIQAVIIEKANGGAMMSGFHALFSVGGFAGAACMALLLWLGLTPAWSCVVVMLLLCGVLGAAQGHLLPTASATGEKTPLFVMPHGAVIFIGLLCFIVFLAEGAILDWSALFLTTTRGVEEAKGGLGYAAFAIAMTVGRFTGDKVVSRFGGKRVLTFGGLCAAAGFFLAVLAPHASLAMLGFVLIGLGAANIVPILFTAAGQQHAMPASLAVAAITTIGYAGILAGPAVIGFVAHATSLNIAFAMLGAALLLVAASARLVAPAKQAS
- a CDS encoding undecaprenyl-diphosphate phosphatase → MDLILALKAIIMGLVEGFTEFLPISSTGHLILAGSLLDFTKDVSKEVMDVFEIAIQAGAILAVCWEYRQRIGSVLTTFGSEAKSRKFVLNVAIAFLPLAVIGLAIGKMIKHALFKPVPVAMAFIIGGIVILLVERRARTNPVTVRVNSVDEMTPFDALKVGCAQAFALIPGTSRSGSTIIGGMLLGLSRKTATEFSFFLAIPTLLAATFYSLYKARDILSATDVPLFGLGTVSAFISAFLCVRWLLRYISSHDFTFFAWYRIVFGLLVLASAHYGWVVWAE